The bacterium genome includes a window with the following:
- a CDS encoding ABC transporter ATP-binding protein, translated as MIKLDRVVKIYDGKSRVVALDEVSFAVGRGEMVAVMGQSGSGKSTLLNLIGGLDRPTSGSVCIDGVALGGLDDDGLTRVRREKIGFVFQFFNLLPTLSAFDNVALPLRLRRRPTPEVTARTSEMLGLVGLEPRARHLPDELSGGECQRVAIARALVMKPKVVLADEPTGNLDSKTGAEILDLLRRLNRELISTLVMVTHDATAAAHCHRILQLRDGRLENDERLGAAGQEVAHG; from the coding sequence ATGATCAAGCTGGACCGGGTAGTCAAGATCTACGACGGCAAGAGCCGGGTGGTTGCGCTCGACGAGGTTTCGTTCGCGGTCGGGCGAGGAGAGATGGTGGCGGTGATGGGGCAGTCCGGCTCCGGCAAGTCGACGCTGCTCAACCTGATCGGTGGACTCGATCGGCCGACCAGCGGTTCGGTATGTATCGACGGCGTTGCCCTGGGCGGTCTCGACGATGACGGGCTGACACGGGTGCGGCGCGAGAAGATCGGTTTCGTGTTCCAGTTCTTCAATCTGCTGCCGACGCTCTCGGCCTTCGACAACGTGGCGCTACCGCTGCGCCTGCGGCGGCGGCCGACACCCGAGGTCACCGCGCGCACTTCGGAGATGCTGGGGCTCGTCGGCCTCGAGCCGCGCGCTCGGCATCTTCCGGACGAGCTCTCCGGAGGCGAGTGTCAGCGGGTGGCGATCGCCCGCGCACTGGTCATGAAACCCAAGGTCGTGTTGGCCGACGAGCCCACCGGTAATCTCGATTCGAAGACCGGCGCAGAGATCCTGGACCTGCTGCGGCGCCTCAATCGAGAGCTGATCTCAACGCTGGTCATGGTGACCCACGATGCGACCGCCGCGGCGCACTGCCACCGGATTCTGCAACTGCGTGACGGCCGCTTGGAGAACGACGAGCGCCTGGGCGCAGCGGGCCAGGAGGTTGCGCACGGATGA